The following are encoded in a window of Brevibacillus sp. DP1.3A genomic DNA:
- a CDS encoding long-chain fatty acid--CoA ligase, with translation MKEAQIRPWHAFYPDGVSPLVEIPSISLYEFFKRTASQYPDEKAVIDGEKTFTYSQLKEVVDRLAAALQYRGFQKGDRLAIVLPNSVEYVISLFATLRLGGIVVQVNPMYTTHELKHIMEDSGSIWFVSEGVQGAKLEQTGMAESITFLQVDTLSDESGTFYQWISENHADATNVEITPSEDVALLQYTGGTTGRSKGVMLTHSNLISNVFQNFPVISKQLQIPGERLLGIAPLFHIFGIVTLNRIMMLAGTYIIVRRFKVDQALEVIRQYRPTIFPGMPTLYVALLQHPDLKKDDLSSFKLCQSGTAPLPIEVAQQFKRKTGLNIIEGYGLSEGLVTHGTPTVGAIRVGTIGIPLPECDAKIVDVATGRHELPPGETGELIVKAPSIMKGYWRNPQETAAVLKDGWLFTGDLATMGEDGFFSIVGRKKEMIIASGYNVYPSEIEEVLYQHEAVSEACVFGIPDEYRGETVKAVIVRKYPGVTEEEILEWCNQRLARYKVPRVIQFREELPKSAVGKILRRVLVDEEVRTGGDS, from the coding sequence ATGAAGGAAGCGCAGATTCGACCCTGGCATGCGTTTTATCCAGACGGAGTTTCCCCCCTCGTGGAAATCCCGTCCATCTCCTTGTATGAATTTTTCAAGCGGACGGCAAGTCAATATCCCGATGAAAAAGCAGTAATAGACGGAGAAAAAACGTTTACCTACTCCCAATTGAAAGAGGTCGTGGATCGGCTGGCAGCAGCCCTCCAGTACCGGGGTTTTCAAAAGGGAGATCGACTAGCCATCGTGCTACCCAACAGCGTCGAGTATGTGATTTCCTTATTCGCTACACTCCGATTGGGCGGAATCGTGGTACAGGTAAATCCGATGTATACGACTCACGAACTGAAGCACATCATGGAAGATTCCGGTTCGATTTGGTTCGTGAGCGAGGGCGTGCAAGGAGCCAAACTGGAGCAAACCGGAATGGCTGAATCGATCACCTTCCTTCAAGTTGACACTCTGTCCGATGAGAGCGGAACCTTCTACCAATGGATTTCGGAAAACCACGCAGACGCTACAAATGTGGAGATTACGCCAAGTGAAGATGTAGCGCTCCTGCAATATACAGGTGGAACGACTGGCCGCTCCAAGGGTGTCATGCTCACTCACTCCAATCTGATCAGCAATGTTTTTCAAAACTTTCCTGTTATTTCAAAGCAATTGCAAATTCCCGGTGAAAGATTGTTAGGTATTGCACCATTGTTTCATATATTTGGCATCGTGACCTTGAACAGAATCATGATGTTAGCGGGCACGTATATCATCGTACGTCGTTTCAAAGTCGATCAAGCATTAGAAGTCATCCGTCAGTACCGCCCGACCATTTTTCCGGGCATGCCTACCCTCTATGTTGCGTTGCTCCAACATCCAGATTTGAAAAAAGATGACCTGTCCAGCTTCAAACTGTGCCAATCAGGAACAGCGCCATTGCCGATCGAGGTGGCGCAACAATTCAAGAGAAAGACCGGACTAAACATCATTGAAGGGTATGGACTGTCAGAGGGGCTGGTCACGCATGGCACACCGACTGTAGGCGCCATACGAGTAGGGACGATTGGCATTCCGCTCCCAGAGTGTGATGCAAAGATCGTGGATGTAGCAACAGGCAGGCACGAATTGCCCCCAGGCGAAACCGGGGAATTGATTGTCAAAGCTCCTAGCATCATGAAGGGATATTGGCGAAATCCACAGGAAACAGCGGCTGTATTGAAGGACGGGTGGCTCTTCACGGGTGACTTGGCAACAATGGGGGAAGATGGCTTCTTTTCGATTGTCGGACGAAAAAAAGAGATGATCATCGCAAGTGGTTACAACGTATATCCCTCGGAAATTGAAGAAGTGCTTTACCAGCATGAGGCAGTCAGCGAGGCTTGCGTTTTCGGCATACCAGACGAATACCGAGGAGAAACGGTAAAAGCAGTCATCGTACGGAAGTATCCAGGTGTCACGGAAGAGGAGATTCTCGAGTGGTGTAATCAAAGGCTGGCTCGTTATAAAGTACCGCGGGTCATCCAATTTCGAGAAGAGTTACCAAAATCGGCTGTCGGGAAGATTCTCCGCAGAGTTTTGGTGGACGAAGAAGTCAGAACGGGAGGAGACTCATGA
- a CDS encoding acyl-CoA dehydrogenase family protein, whose translation MSQTIPASKPATFDLFKRNRPFLTQEHEMFRTSLRKFLEKEAVPNIEKWEEEQFTPREFYQKMGEQGFLCPQVAPEYGGLGLDFGFNMVLAEELSRVGVGGLASMSSSIIVPYLERYGTEEQKKKYLPKCVSGEITTAIGMTEPGIGSDLAGMRTTAVRDGDHYIINGQKTFISNGFNAGLFFICVKTDPTATPAHKGISIILVEEGTPGFSRGRKLKKLGQHSTDTAELIFEDARVPVSNLLGEEGKGFYYLMDKLQQERIMIAIGALVVAEEMIKTTMTYVKERHAFGKPISSFQNTQFEMAEMATEISMAQTFIDDLTNRHMKGENVTTQVSMAKWSITEMARRMSVRCLQLHGGYGFMEEYAIARRYRDVAVMPIYGGTTEIMKNIIAKNLGL comes from the coding sequence ATGTCTCAAACCATTCCAGCATCGAAACCAGCGACGTTCGATTTATTCAAAAGAAATCGACCTTTTCTCACGCAAGAGCATGAAATGTTTCGCACTTCTCTTCGCAAGTTTTTGGAAAAGGAAGCCGTACCGAACATTGAGAAATGGGAGGAAGAGCAATTCACTCCACGCGAGTTTTATCAAAAAATGGGCGAACAAGGATTCCTCTGCCCGCAAGTTGCTCCTGAGTACGGCGGACTTGGACTCGATTTTGGCTTTAACATGGTTCTGGCAGAAGAATTGAGTCGGGTTGGAGTAGGCGGCTTGGCAAGTATGAGCAGTTCGATCATCGTTCCCTATTTGGAACGCTACGGTACCGAGGAGCAGAAGAAAAAGTACTTGCCCAAATGCGTATCTGGTGAGATTACGACAGCGATCGGCATGACGGAACCAGGCATCGGCTCCGACTTGGCGGGAATGCGGACAACAGCAGTGCGAGACGGAGACCACTACATCATTAATGGGCAAAAAACGTTCATCTCCAATGGATTCAATGCAGGACTATTCTTCATTTGCGTCAAGACAGACCCAACAGCCACTCCTGCTCACAAAGGGATCAGCATCATCTTAGTGGAGGAGGGTACACCTGGTTTTTCTCGCGGTCGCAAATTGAAGAAATTGGGTCAGCATTCAACTGATACAGCAGAGCTGATCTTTGAGGATGCACGTGTCCCTGTGTCCAATCTGCTTGGTGAGGAAGGCAAGGGCTTCTACTACCTGATGGATAAGCTGCAACAAGAGCGGATTATGATCGCAATTGGAGCGTTGGTTGTGGCTGAAGAGATGATCAAGACGACCATGACATATGTTAAAGAGAGACACGCCTTCGGTAAGCCAATCAGTTCCTTTCAAAATACGCAATTCGAGATGGCGGAGATGGCTACGGAAATTTCCATGGCGCAGACCTTTATCGACGATCTGACAAACCGACATATGAAGGGCGAAAATGTAACGACGCAAGTCTCCATGGCAAAGTGGTCGATCACCGAAATGGCACGGCGTATGTCAGTCCGATGCCTACAGCTTCATGGCGGATACGGCTTCATGGAAGAGTACGCCATTGCCCGGCGTTACCGTGATGTCGCTGTCATGCCGATCTACGGTGGTACGACAGAAATTATGAAAAACATCATCGCGAAAAATCTCGGGTTGTAG